A genomic stretch from Amia ocellicauda isolate fAmiCal2 chromosome 23, fAmiCal2.hap1, whole genome shotgun sequence includes:
- the grem2b gene encoding gremlin-2b translates to MHWRLISAVFLAGVLSTAVESRKNRPNGAIPSPYKDNDNTSDRRARKQEVLASSQEALVVTERKYLKSDWCKTQPLRQTVSEEGCLSRTVINRFCYGQCNSFYIPRHVKREQESFQSCAFCKPQKFTTLTVELECPDLQPAFRHKKIQRVKQCRCTSVSVGESGKQ, encoded by the coding sequence ATGCACTGGAGGCTGATCTCCGCAGTCTTTCTGGCGGGAGTCCTGTCGACCGCCGTGGAGTCGAGGAAGAACCGGCCGAACGGGGCCATCCCCTCACCCTACAAGGACAATGACAACACGTCGGACCGGCGGGCGCGCAAGCAGGAAGTGCTGGCCTCCAGCCAAGAGGCGCTGGTGGTGACGGAGAGGAAGTACCTGAAGAGCGACTGGTGCAAGACGCAGCCGCTGCGGCAGACGGTGAGCGAAGAGGGCTGCTTGAGCCGCACCGTCATCAACCGCTTCTGCTACGGCCAGTGCAACTCCTTCTACATCCCGCGGCACGTCAAGCGGGAGCAGGAGTCCTTCCAGTCCTGTGCCTTCTGCAAGCCACAGAAGTTCACCACGCTGACGGTGGAGCTGGAGTGCCCCGACCTGCAGCCGGCGTTCCGGCACAAGAAGATCCAGCGCGTGAAGCAGTGCCGGTGCACGTCGGTCAGCGTGGGCGAGTCGGGCAAACAGTGA